One window of Peteryoungia desertarenae genomic DNA carries:
- a CDS encoding glutamine synthetase beta-grasp domain-containing protein produces the protein MTKYKLEYIWLDGYTPVPNLRGKTQIKEFAEFPTLEQLPLWGFDGSSTMQAEGHSSDCVLKPVAIYPDPARTNGALVMCEVMMPDGVTPHASNSRATILDDPDTWFGFEQEYFFYQNGRPLGFPEHGFPAPQGPYYTGVGYKNVGEIAREIVEEHLDLCLEAGINHEGINAEVAKGQWEFQVFGKGSKKAADEIWIARYLLLRLCEKYGVDIEFHCKPLGDTDWNGSGMHCNFSTKYMREVGGKEYFEALMAAFAKNWKEHIDVYGPDNHLRLTGKHETAPWNKFSYGVADRGASIRVPHSFVNNGYRGYLEDRRPNSQGDPYQIASRVLATIAEVPLSASAAA, from the coding sequence ATGACGAAGTATAAGCTTGAGTACATCTGGCTGGACGGTTACACGCCCGTGCCGAACCTCCGTGGCAAGACCCAGATCAAGGAATTCGCCGAATTTCCGACGCTGGAGCAGCTTCCGTTGTGGGGCTTCGACGGGTCGTCCACGATGCAGGCCGAGGGCCACAGCTCTGACTGCGTCCTGAAACCTGTCGCCATTTATCCTGATCCGGCCCGCACCAATGGTGCGCTGGTCATGTGCGAAGTGATGATGCCCGATGGTGTCACCCCGCATGCTTCCAATTCCCGCGCAACCATTCTGGACGATCCCGACACCTGGTTCGGCTTCGAACAGGAGTATTTCTTCTATCAGAACGGTCGTCCCCTCGGCTTCCCGGAGCACGGTTTCCCGGCACCGCAGGGTCCATACTACACCGGCGTCGGCTACAAGAATGTCGGTGAGATCGCTCGCGAAATCGTTGAAGAGCATCTGGATCTCTGCCTTGAAGCCGGCATCAACCACGAAGGTATCAACGCCGAAGTGGCCAAGGGCCAGTGGGAATTCCAGGTATTCGGCAAGGGCTCCAAGAAGGCTGCCGATGAAATTTGGATCGCTCGTTACCTGCTTCTGCGTCTTTGCGAAAAGTACGGCGTCGATATCGAGTTCCACTGCAAGCCGCTCGGCGACACCGACTGGAACGGCTCGGGCATGCACTGCAACTTCTCGACCAAGTACATGCGCGAAGTGGGTGGCAAGGAATATTTCGAAGCGCTCATGGCTGCGTTCGCCAAGAACTGGAAAGAGCACATCGACGTTTACGGGCCGGACAACCATCTGCGCCTGACCGGTAAACACGAGACGGCTCCGTGGAACAAGTTCTCCTACGGTGTTGCTGACCGCGGTGCCTCGATCCGTGTTCCGCATTCCTTCGTGAACAACGGCTATCGTGGCTATCTCGAAGATCGCCGTCCGAACAGCCAGGGAGACCCCTACCAGATCGCTTCGCGTGTATTGGCGACCATCGCCGAGGTTCCGCTCTCCGCTTCTGCTGCAGCGTAA
- a CDS encoding alpha-hydroxy acid oxidase has product MKPILEIADLKDLARRRVPKLFFDYADSGSYTEGTYRANESDFARIKLRQRVLVDMSDRTLETTMIGEKVRMPVALAPTGLTGMQHADGEMLAAKAAEEFGVPFTLSTMSICSIEDVASVTKRPFWFQLYVMRDREFVKNLIERARAAGCSALVLTADLQLLGQRHKDIRNNLSAPPKLTPKHLCQMAMRPRWCWNMLKTDRRTFRNIQGHAKNVSDLASLGAWTAEQFDPKLSWKDVEWIKKQWGGKLIIKGTLDVEDAKMAARTGADAIVVSNHGGRQLDGAHSSIAMLPRIVDAVGHRIEVHMDGGIRSGQDVLKAIALGAKGTYIGRPFLYGLGAMGEQGVTKALEIIRKEMDVTMALCGKRQLADVDKSIIAENPF; this is encoded by the coding sequence GTGAAACCGATCCTTGAAATCGCCGACCTGAAAGACCTTGCTCGCCGCCGCGTGCCCAAGCTTTTCTTCGACTATGCCGACAGCGGCTCCTACACAGAAGGGACTTACCGCGCAAACGAAAGCGATTTTGCCCGGATCAAACTACGCCAGCGCGTTCTGGTCGACATGAGCGACCGAACGCTCGAAACGACGATGATCGGCGAAAAGGTCAGAATGCCCGTGGCACTCGCCCCGACAGGACTGACGGGAATGCAGCATGCAGACGGTGAGATGCTGGCCGCAAAGGCAGCCGAAGAGTTCGGTGTGCCCTTCACCTTGTCAACAATGAGCATCTGCTCGATTGAGGACGTGGCCTCGGTAACCAAGCGGCCTTTCTGGTTCCAGCTCTATGTCATGCGTGACCGTGAATTCGTCAAAAACCTGATTGAGCGCGCCCGTGCCGCCGGCTGCTCGGCGTTGGTGCTCACGGCAGACCTTCAGCTGCTTGGACAGCGCCACAAGGACATTCGAAACAACCTGTCTGCTCCACCCAAACTGACGCCGAAGCATCTCTGCCAGATGGCCATGCGTCCCCGCTGGTGCTGGAACATGCTGAAAACCGACCGACGCACCTTCCGCAACATTCAGGGCCATGCCAAGAACGTCTCCGACCTTGCCTCACTCGGCGCCTGGACGGCTGAGCAGTTCGATCCCAAACTCTCCTGGAAAGATGTCGAATGGATCAAGAAGCAATGGGGCGGAAAACTGATCATCAAGGGGACCCTTGACGTTGAAGACGCCAAGATGGCCGCAAGAACCGGGGCTGACGCAATCGTGGTTTCCAATCACGGAGGCCGACAGCTGGATGGCGCGCACTCGTCCATCGCCATGCTGCCAAGGATCGTCGATGCCGTAGGCCATCGGATCGAGGTGCATATGGATGGCGGCATCCGCTCTGGTCAGGATGTGCTGAAGGCAATCGCGCTTGGCGCCAAGGGGACCTATATAGGTCGCCCCTTCCTTTACGGTCTTGGCGCCATGGGCGAACAAGGTGTCACCAAAGCCCTTGAGATCATCCGGAAAGAAATGGATGTCACCATGGCCTTGTGTGGCAAGCGCCAGCTGGCGGATGTCGACAAATCCATCATTGCGGAGAACCCGTTCTGA
- a CDS encoding MATE family efflux transporter — MVSQYLNELKDIARLAVPIVVGLSTGAVITVTDSIMIAPLGHVPLAAAGLTGAVATVLLAAIYGFLSVVSVRIGNAYGARQGRRVAAVLRLGLTLGTVAGAGAAVIMSASLYLMPYFGQPSDVLAQVSAYWHLIAVFLIPYAVLTVFKSAFEAIDRPWIGVSFGALACVLNIPLNYCLIYGIGPLPPFGLVGAGIASLVAEAIALLAAFAYWRLSQSTLRLRARGERSAVKTGELVREGAPLGVMYVAETAAMAVATMLIGLFGSIALAANQVALSVGTLLYMVPLGVAGAVAIRVAQAAGANRLDRVRTVTFAALGMATVWLAGAAVVLGLYGAEIAALISSDPAVIELAATLFLVFALSQVVDGLQSTLVGALRGLSDTAIPSVISILAYWPIAIPLGWALAFPLGFGPQGIWLGFVSALALAAIALIWRFTRLTRLAG; from the coding sequence ATGGTTTCTCAATATCTGAACGAACTCAAGGACATTGCGCGTCTGGCCGTTCCTATCGTGGTCGGTCTTAGCACTGGAGCGGTGATTACCGTTACCGATTCCATCATGATTGCGCCACTTGGTCATGTGCCGCTTGCGGCTGCTGGCTTGACGGGCGCTGTGGCTACCGTGTTGCTGGCGGCCATATATGGCTTCCTTTCGGTGGTTTCCGTTCGAATCGGGAATGCCTATGGTGCGCGGCAGGGGCGCCGGGTCGCAGCCGTGCTCAGGCTCGGTCTGACCTTGGGCACGGTGGCAGGTGCAGGTGCTGCCGTGATCATGAGCGCATCGCTTTATCTTATGCCCTATTTCGGACAACCGTCAGATGTTTTGGCACAGGTTTCGGCTTATTGGCACCTGATCGCGGTCTTTCTCATTCCGTATGCGGTGCTCACAGTGTTCAAGTCCGCCTTCGAGGCAATTGACAGACCCTGGATTGGCGTGAGTTTCGGTGCGCTCGCCTGTGTGCTGAATATCCCGCTCAACTACTGCCTGATCTATGGTATTGGTCCGCTTCCACCTTTCGGCCTCGTTGGTGCAGGCATTGCTTCGCTCGTTGCCGAGGCAATCGCGCTGCTGGCCGCCTTCGCTTACTGGCGTTTATCCCAATCTACGTTGCGTTTGCGGGCGAGGGGCGAACGTTCCGCTGTGAAAACCGGAGAACTGGTGCGGGAAGGTGCGCCGCTTGGCGTGATGTATGTCGCCGAGACGGCGGCCATGGCCGTTGCAACCATGCTGATCGGCCTGTTCGGATCGATTGCGCTGGCCGCCAATCAAGTGGCCCTGTCGGTCGGCACGCTTCTCTATATGGTGCCGCTTGGCGTCGCTGGTGCGGTCGCAATCCGCGTCGCCCAGGCGGCGGGCGCGAACCGGCTCGACCGGGTACGGACGGTTACGTTCGCCGCGCTTGGCATGGCCACCGTCTGGCTTGCCGGGGCGGCTGTGGTGCTCGGCCTTTATGGCGCCGAGATTGCGGCGCTGATCTCGTCAGATCCCGCCGTGATCGAGTTGGCTGCTACATTGTTCTTGGTCTTTGCGCTGAGCCAGGTCGTGGACGGGCTTCAATCCACCCTTGTTGGTGCGTTGCGCGGCCTGTCCGATACGGCGATCCCATCGGTGATTTCAATCCTCGCCTACTGGCCGATTGCCATCCCTCTCGGTTGGGCACTTGCCTTTCCGTTAGGCTTCGGTCCGCAGGGCATCTGGCTCGGCTTCGTCTCGGCACTGGCCCTCGCTGCCATTGCGCTGATCTGGAGATTCACCCGGTTGACGCGCTTGGCCGGTTGA
- a CDS encoding potassium channel family protein has product MNLAQNLALGTLMISMTVVIHTFGLMGVTHMMRWVTDRVRLHGHRSRMVAMNTVVLGVFAVLTTEVWLWAICYHLIGFFDDFSTTLYFATITFSTVGYGDVIPHSDWRMLAALQGINGFVLIGWSTAYLVAAGMRVGPFRSGEHF; this is encoded by the coding sequence ATGAATTTGGCCCAGAACCTCGCCCTTGGTACCCTCATGATCTCCATGACAGTGGTGATCCACACGTTTGGGCTGATGGGTGTCACCCACATGATGCGATGGGTGACCGATCGCGTTCGTCTGCATGGCCATCGAAGTCGAATGGTCGCAATGAACACGGTGGTTCTGGGTGTCTTCGCCGTGCTCACAACCGAGGTCTGGCTGTGGGCAATTTGTTATCACCTTATTGGCTTCTTCGACGATTTCTCGACTACGCTTTACTTCGCGACAATCACCTTTTCGACCGTAGGCTACGGCGATGTCATTCCTCACAGCGATTGGCGTATGCTGGCTGCACTGCAGGGCATCAACGGCTTTGTCCTGATCGGCTGGTCCACCGCCTATTTGGTTGCCGCCGGAATGCGTGTCGGCCCCTTTCGCTCGGGAGAGCATTTCTGA
- the uraH gene encoding hydroxyisourate hydrolase, whose translation MTGLTTHVLDTALGKPAKGLKIQLMRMQGEEASLIKTVFTNDDGRVDGGPMLIGKEFEIGHYELLFHAGDYLRAHGIQLTEPAFLDVIPIRFGISDVTAHYHVPLLLSPYGYSTYRGS comes from the coding sequence ATGACCGGCCTCACCACTCATGTACTCGACACCGCCCTTGGCAAGCCTGCAAAGGGGCTAAAGATTCAGCTGATGCGCATGCAGGGCGAAGAGGCGAGCCTGATCAAGACGGTTTTCACCAATGATGATGGCCGGGTGGATGGTGGCCCCATGCTGATTGGTAAGGAATTCGAAATTGGCCATTATGAGCTCCTCTTCCATGCGGGGGATTATCTGCGGGCTCATGGTATCCAACTTACGGAACCTGCTTTTCTCGATGTCATCCCGATCCGTTTCGGGATCTCGGACGTCACCGCACATTATCACGTGCCGCTCTTGCTCTCACCCTATGGTTATTCGACTTATCGGGGCAGTTGA
- a CDS encoding ureidoglycolate lyase, with translation MSPVLSVQPLTAGAFSPFGDVIEADPSTMRLINGGTTERFHALSEADVQGEGARIVLNIFRGQPRPFPYEVGMMERHPLGSQSFTPLSGHPFLVAVSPDEDGKPGRPQVFLAHAHQGVNYRRNVWHHPLMAIGAVSDFLVVDRDGPGNNLEELFFNQPFLIREPHP, from the coding sequence GTGTCACCCGTGCTTTCTGTTCAGCCACTCACGGCCGGCGCTTTTTCGCCATTCGGTGATGTCATCGAGGCCGACCCTTCCACTATGCGATTGATCAATGGTGGTACGACGGAGCGTTTTCATGCACTTTCGGAAGCAGATGTTCAGGGCGAGGGGGCTCGGATTGTTCTCAACATCTTTCGCGGCCAGCCTCGTCCTTTTCCATACGAGGTCGGCATGATGGAGCGGCATCCGCTGGGCAGCCAGAGTTTCACCCCTTTGTCGGGTCACCCCTTCCTCGTTGCTGTGTCGCCGGATGAGGATGGCAAGCCGGGGCGGCCTCAGGTGTTCCTGGCACATGCCCATCAGGGCGTAAACTATCGCCGCAATGTCTGGCATCATCCCCTGATGGCAATTGGCGCGGTGAGTGATTTTCTGGTTGTCGATCGGGATGGACCCGGCAACAATCTGGAAGAACTCTTCTTCAATCAGCCCTTCTTGATTCGGGAGCCTCATCCATGA
- a CDS encoding metallophosphoesterase family protein, with protein sequence MRFAAIADIHGNAAALKAVLADIAAQGIAPKNTVNLGDCFSGPLEATRVAVLLQSLDLFTVRGNHDRYLIEQRLEEMGPSDAHAFRQLSLEDLAWLKSLPFDAVFQNVAYLCHATPQDDNCYWLETVTPKGHVVLRGQAEIEAWAEGIEQSLILCGHSHLPRVLALSDGRMIVNPGSVGCPAYDDDLQVPHRVEAGTPLASYAICEQIDNGWVVNFRLIPYDHMSQSRLAMMNGRASWAAALATGRLA encoded by the coding sequence ATGCGCTTCGCAGCGATTGCCGATATTCACGGCAATGCCGCAGCGTTGAAGGCTGTGCTTGCTGATATCGCCGCTCAGGGGATTGCCCCGAAGAATACCGTCAATCTTGGCGATTGCTTTTCTGGGCCGCTGGAGGCCACGAGGGTTGCGGTTCTGCTTCAGTCTCTCGATCTGTTCACCGTGCGCGGAAATCATGATCGCTATCTGATTGAGCAACGGCTGGAGGAGATGGGCCCTTCCGATGCGCATGCTTTCAGGCAACTTTCGCTGGAGGATCTTGCTTGGCTGAAGTCCCTGCCGTTTGACGCGGTCTTTCAGAATGTCGCTTATCTGTGCCATGCCACACCACAGGACGACAATTGCTATTGGCTTGAAACGGTAACGCCTAAAGGGCATGTCGTCTTGAGGGGCCAGGCGGAAATTGAAGCCTGGGCTGAGGGGATCGAGCAGTCCCTGATCCTGTGTGGCCACAGCCATCTACCGCGTGTATTGGCGCTTTCGGATGGCAGAATGATCGTCAATCCGGGCAGTGTTGGCTGCCCGGCCTATGATGATGACCTTCAAGTTCCGCATCGCGTAGAAGCCGGAACGCCACTCGCATCCTATGCGATCTGTGAGCAGATCGATAACGGATGGGTCGTGAATTTCCGACTGATACCTTATGACCACATGTCCCAGTCGCGGCTTGCTATGATGAATGGGCGAGCAAGCTGGGCGGCTGCTCTTGCAACTGGTCGCCTTGCTTGA
- a CDS encoding MarR family transcriptional regulator, with product MDLTAAELDYLYLIIAAETPLRLADLAKQMRVSPASASVMVRKLQRAGYLDKLPDSTDGRSILIAPTARCGALEAEEQSIYAETATRMASALTADELLDLDRLLQKACSSLEPPKT from the coding sequence ATGGATCTCACTGCCGCGGAGCTCGATTACCTCTATCTGATCATTGCCGCCGAAACTCCACTGCGGCTCGCAGATCTGGCGAAACAGATGCGTGTCAGCCCAGCCTCTGCTTCAGTCATGGTGCGCAAACTCCAGCGGGCCGGCTATCTCGATAAACTCCCCGACAGTACTGACGGCAGATCAATCCTGATTGCGCCAACAGCCAGGTGCGGCGCGCTCGAGGCTGAAGAACAGTCCATCTATGCCGAAACAGCAACGCGGATGGCCAGCGCACTGACTGCAGATGAGCTCCTTGATCTGGACCGCCTGTTGCAAAAGGCGTGCTCCAGTCTTGAGCCGCCCAAAACCTGA
- a CDS encoding tetratricopeptide repeat protein, with translation MASCPLGQISDPSSSRCIDDPSAVTDEGRLKQARVFIDDERFAEALALLDQITAKNNARYFNYRGFATRKLGRPEEAVTYYKRALLLSPYYVEARAYLGEAYLMLQRPALAREELRTIAQICGVDCEAYQELAEAIRIAGY, from the coding sequence GTGGCCAGTTGTCCGCTTGGGCAAATCTCTGACCCCTCCAGTTCGCGCTGCATCGATGACCCGAGCGCCGTGACAGACGAGGGGCGTCTGAAACAGGCTCGTGTCTTTATTGATGATGAGCGCTTTGCCGAAGCCCTGGCACTGCTGGATCAGATCACGGCGAAAAACAACGCCCGCTACTTCAACTATCGGGGCTTTGCGACACGCAAGCTCGGGCGCCCGGAGGAAGCCGTAACCTATTACAAGCGCGCACTGCTGCTATCGCCTTACTATGTCGAAGCGCGCGCCTATCTCGGCGAAGCCTATCTGATGCTGCAACGTCCGGCGCTTGCACGCGAGGAATTGCGCACGATTGCACAGATTTGCGGTGTCGACTGCGAGGCCTACCAGGAGCTCGCAGAAGCCATCCGGATCGCCGGGTATTAG
- the guaD gene encoding guanine deaminase, whose product MTHTLIRGRLLSFRHMPEHAGDTDSYVYEEDGALLLTDGKIVAVGGYDTVKARASADVSEIDHRPHLILPGLIDCHVHFPQMQVIASYAANLLEWLNTYTFPEECRFVESAHAERIATRFFDELLRQGTTTAVAYCSVHKTSADAFFAESLRRGTLMIGGKVMMDRNAPQGLLDTPQLGYDETRAVIEQWHGRGRNHVAITPRFAITSTPDQMAMTQKLAEEFPDLHIQTHLSENHDEIRYTCELYPDATDYTDIYARYGLLRKKALFGHAIHLSDREADAMAESGAVAVHCPTSNLFLGSGLFPLKAIKRREKPVTVAVATDIGGGSSYSMFKTMDEAYKIQQLLGERMNPLESFYHMTLGNAVALDLADRIGTLDEGTDADIVVLNAAATPAMRLRMETVTSLSEELFLLQTLGDDRAVVETYVAGKASKSILT is encoded by the coding sequence ATGACCCATACCCTTATCCGCGGTCGCCTTCTCTCCTTCCGGCATATGCCAGAGCATGCAGGCGACACGGACAGCTATGTCTATGAAGAAGACGGCGCACTACTGTTGACCGACGGCAAGATCGTCGCTGTCGGCGGCTATGATACCGTCAAGGCCAGGGCCAGCGCGGACGTAAGTGAGATCGATCACCGCCCGCATCTGATACTGCCCGGCCTGATCGATTGCCACGTGCATTTCCCGCAGATGCAGGTGATCGCCTCCTACGCCGCCAACCTGCTGGAGTGGCTCAACACCTACACCTTCCCCGAGGAATGCCGCTTCGTCGAGTCGGCCCATGCCGAGCGCATCGCAACGCGGTTTTTCGACGAACTCTTACGCCAGGGCACGACGACAGCCGTTGCCTATTGCTCCGTGCACAAGACCTCTGCCGACGCCTTCTTCGCCGAGAGCCTACGGCGCGGCACGCTGATGATCGGCGGTAAGGTGATGATGGACCGCAATGCGCCACAAGGCCTGCTCGACACACCGCAGCTCGGCTATGACGAGACGCGCGCAGTCATTGAGCAATGGCATGGGCGCGGTCGCAACCACGTCGCCATCACGCCCCGTTTCGCCATCACCTCGACGCCCGACCAAATGGCGATGACGCAGAAACTGGCGGAAGAATTTCCCGACCTGCATATCCAGACGCATCTGTCCGAGAACCACGACGAGATCCGCTACACTTGCGAGCTCTATCCGGATGCCACTGATTATACGGATATCTATGCCCGCTACGGCCTCTTGCGGAAAAAGGCGCTTTTCGGCCATGCTATCCATCTGTCGGATCGTGAAGCAGATGCCATGGCGGAGAGTGGCGCGGTCGCAGTGCATTGCCCGACCTCGAACCTCTTCCTGGGCTCCGGTCTCTTTCCGCTAAAGGCGATCAAGCGCCGCGAAAAGCCTGTGACCGTCGCAGTCGCCACCGATATCGGCGGCGGCTCCAGCTATTCGATGTTCAAGACCATGGACGAGGCCTACAAGATTCAGCAGTTGCTCGGCGAGCGCATGAACCCGCTTGAAAGCTTCTACCACATGACGCTGGGCAACGCCGTCGCACTCGACCTCGCCGACAGGATCGGCACGCTGGACGAAGGCACCGATGCGGATATCGTCGTGCTGAACGCCGCCGCAACACCGGCGATGCGGCTTCGCATGGAAACGGTGACCTCGCTATCGGAGGAGCTGTTCCTGCTGCAGACGCTAGGCGACGATCGCGCTGTGGTCGAAACCTATGTGGCCGGCAAGGCGAGCAAAAGCATCCTGACGTAA